The proteins below are encoded in one region of Bremerella sp. P1:
- a CDS encoding sulfatase, with protein sequence MIAPLCRGITCFVLVLGFLSYPSLGHSAEKQRPNIVLFFLDDFGARDLSCYGSSFYETPNMDRLAAEGMRFTNAYSAYPRCVPSRQGLLSGKIPARVENDSKDTTHALPLAEFTFGEALQEAGYQTCYIGKWHLGKEGGDPGVQGFDTVIHSGSAGAPQSYFYPFPMEHGEAIVNPVDGQDGDYLTDRLTDKAVEYIEDRAGKPFLLVMAHYAVHTPFEASDNLKRKYRQKLREAGLPQGGGKDDSDFVRDRQGLTKTVQNNPIYAAMIEAADNSLGRIQKALEDAEVDNNTIIILNSDHGGLSTRGLENGRPVATSNLPYRQGKGSIFDGGTRVPMIVKWSGRVTPGTTSAVQVTGTDHYPSMLQMAGASLRPQQHVDGQSYLPALDGDSYQRAPMFWYKWQARPDSTGDTRAISYIDGNYKVVLWLDEELVELFDLHQDPGERYNLADAYPGKTAALLKALLKTEESVGNLREKGRKALERRLERKQKPFPKSK encoded by the coding sequence ATGATTGCTCCACTTTGCCGAGGCATTACCTGTTTTGTCCTTGTACTTGGATTCCTGAGCTATCCCTCACTTGGCCATTCAGCGGAGAAGCAGAGGCCTAATATCGTCCTATTCTTCCTCGACGACTTCGGCGCCCGCGACCTATCGTGTTACGGCAGTTCATTCTACGAGACTCCCAACATGGATCGGTTGGCTGCCGAGGGAATGCGGTTTACCAATGCGTATTCCGCCTACCCGCGTTGTGTGCCATCGCGACAAGGCTTGCTTTCCGGCAAGATTCCTGCACGGGTCGAGAACGATTCCAAAGACACGACACACGCCCTTCCCTTAGCCGAATTCACCTTTGGCGAAGCGTTGCAGGAGGCCGGCTATCAAACGTGCTACATCGGCAAGTGGCATCTTGGCAAAGAAGGAGGTGATCCGGGTGTCCAAGGTTTCGATACGGTGATTCACTCGGGTTCCGCAGGTGCCCCGCAGAGCTACTTCTACCCGTTCCCCATGGAACATGGCGAAGCAATCGTTAATCCAGTCGATGGGCAAGACGGAGACTATCTCACCGATCGCCTGACGGACAAAGCGGTTGAGTACATCGAAGACCGCGCAGGTAAGCCATTCCTACTGGTCATGGCACACTACGCGGTACATACGCCTTTCGAAGCCTCGGACAATCTCAAGCGAAAGTATCGGCAGAAGCTTCGCGAAGCAGGTCTGCCGCAAGGAGGTGGCAAGGACGATTCCGACTTCGTGCGGGATCGCCAAGGTCTTACCAAGACAGTACAGAACAACCCCATCTATGCTGCCATGATCGAAGCGGCGGACAATAGCCTGGGCCGAATTCAGAAAGCACTCGAAGACGCTGAAGTTGATAACAACACAATCATAATTCTGAATTCCGATCATGGAGGCCTATCGACTCGTGGACTGGAAAACGGTCGACCGGTGGCTACCTCCAACCTTCCTTATCGTCAAGGAAAGGGATCGATCTTCGATGGCGGAACACGTGTACCCATGATCGTCAAATGGTCAGGCCGCGTTACGCCTGGGACGACTTCCGCCGTGCAAGTAACAGGAACGGATCATTACCCGAGCATGCTACAAATGGCCGGGGCATCGCTTCGTCCTCAGCAGCATGTTGATGGCCAGAGTTACTTGCCAGCCTTGGACGGAGACTCCTATCAGCGGGCTCCCATGTTTTGGTACAAGTGGCAAGCTCGCCCGGACAGCACCGGCGACACGCGCGCCATTTCCTATATCGATGGAAATTACAAAGTCGTCCTGTGGCTTGATGAGGAACTCGTCGAACTATTCGACCTCCATCAAGATCCTGGGGAACGTTACAACCTTGCTGATGCCTATCCGGGAAAGACTGCGGCCTTATTGAAGGCCCTTCTGAAGACGGAAGAGAGCGTCGGAAACCTGAGAGAAAAAGGACGCAAGGCACTCGAGCGA